From a single Flavobacteriales bacterium genomic region:
- a CDS encoding glycosyltransferase family 2 protein, whose translation MIELSVVVPVFNEHHSIPELYARLQQAASGITPQYELIFVNDGSTDNSLASLVQLAKEQHNVFYINFSRNFGHQLAVSAGLDAAHGKAVVIIDGDLQDPPELIGDMYAKYKAGYEVVYARRIERKGEGLFKRLTAKMFYRALRWMTSIDIPLDTGDFRLIDRKVVDQLKHMPEQNKFLRGQIAWLGFRQTEVTFSRDKRKYGKTGYSLAKMFRFAMDGITGFSDRPLLMVSRLGFLFSFIAFLVILYACYSYFVMHRTITGWTSLIISSMFIGGIQLISVGIIGAYISRINRNVQNRPLYVVESTNLVETHAEAPVHVE comes from the coding sequence ATGATTGAGCTGTCAGTTGTGGTCCCTGTGTTCAACGAGCACCACTCCATACCGGAACTCTACGCACGTCTTCAGCAGGCAGCTTCAGGCATCACCCCTCAATATGAACTGATCTTTGTGAATGACGGAAGCACCGACAACTCCCTGGCTTCCCTCGTTCAATTGGCAAAAGAACAACACAACGTCTTTTATATCAACTTCAGCAGGAACTTCGGTCATCAGCTGGCGGTATCCGCCGGACTGGATGCCGCACATGGAAAGGCAGTGGTGATTATCGACGGCGACCTGCAAGACCCGCCTGAACTGATCGGGGATATGTACGCCAAATACAAAGCAGGGTATGAGGTGGTGTATGCCCGTCGCATTGAACGAAAAGGCGAAGGGTTGTTCAAACGGCTCACGGCAAAAATGTTTTATCGCGCACTGCGTTGGATGACATCCATCGATATACCTCTTGATACGGGTGATTTCAGGTTGATTGACCGGAAGGTGGTGGACCAGCTCAAACACATGCCCGAGCAAAACAAGTTCCTGCGGGGACAAATCGCGTGGTTGGGTTTCCGGCAAACGGAGGTTACTTTCTCAAGAGATAAGCGCAAATACGGGAAGACAGGTTATTCCCTGGCCAAGATGTTCCGGTTTGCCATGGATGGCATAACGGGTTTTTCAGACCGTCCGCTGCTGATGGTGAGTCGCCTGGGTTTTCTCTTTTCCTTTATTGCTTTCCTCGTGATCCTGTATGCCTGCTACTCCTACTTTGTGATGCACAGAACCATCACGGGGTGGACTTCCCTCATCATCAGTTCCATGTTCATCGGAGGTATACAACTCATTTCGGTGGGCATCATCGGTGCCTACATCAGCCGCATCAACCGCAATGTGCAAAACCGGCCGCTCTATGTGGTGGAAAGCACCAACCTGGTTGAAACGCATGCGGAAGCACCCGTGCACGTCGAGTAA
- a CDS encoding phasin family protein yields the protein MKVKTKTLLELASLGSTLYVLSKDEELREQLSGYASKGKEVLRDLLHKDDEEEPDEDSLAHKIREKMSEAEAELEQRIEKMVGQAYRKLHIAHTDELKRMQQEVDKLRETIAQMSRPSA from the coding sequence ATGAAGGTAAAAACCAAAACCCTGCTTGAACTGGCCTCCCTTGGCAGCACGCTGTATGTACTGTCGAAAGACGAGGAGTTGAGGGAGCAATTGTCCGGCTATGCATCCAAAGGCAAAGAGGTGCTGCGCGACCTGCTGCACAAAGACGACGAGGAAGAACCGGATGAAGACAGCCTGGCGCACAAGATCCGGGAGAAGATGTCTGAAGCGGAAGCCGAACTTGAACAACGCATTGAGAAGATGGTAGGCCAAGCCTATCGCAAGCTCCATATCGCCCACACCGACGAACTGAAGCGCATGCAGCAGGAAGTCGACAAGCTCAGGGAAACCATTGCCCAGATGTCAAGACCCTCCGCATAA
- a CDS encoding glycosyltransferase family 39 protein, whose translation MMNILYIVTRIDGMKSIWNKYFRFVFLALLIYMPLFGHLDTLPIRVWDESRLAVNAVEMYYDGDWIVTHFDGKPDMWNTKPPLMIWAQVICMKLLGPGELAVRLPSALAGFLTCVLLLVFSLRYLRSYWFGFICIMVLITTHGYLNVHSTRTGDYDALLAFFTTCGCIVFFFYCEEPSKQRLYAFFGMLVLGVLTKGIAGMLLLPGVVVYGLLQKKLSYIWKSKHFYLGALGVLAIISGYYLLREAYNPGFLNAVVENELGGRYLEINEGHSAGFWYYFNNLLDFQMPEWSWMIPIGWATGLASNDDRMRKVSQFSMSMALTYFLVISASQTKLEWYDVPIYPFLSMAVAQAMYFVYEWLRGSQWINAALQVNVIPLIAVFYTFNQPFQRVWEQSYKPAVYAWEKDLYEIGFYLQHAAKGSVDMHDCYILFPGYSAQNLFYAHILTHQGKNVSIRDPALLVKDDVVVVGEDEMKNYLSEHFEYEEISRRGVVIMYRIHGRK comes from the coding sequence ATGATGAACATTTTGTATATTGTCACGCGGATTGACGGAATGAAAAGTATATGGAATAAATATTTTCGGTTTGTATTCCTCGCCCTTCTGATTTACATGCCCTTGTTCGGCCACCTGGATACCCTACCCATCAGGGTTTGGGATGAAAGCAGGCTTGCGGTCAACGCAGTTGAAATGTATTATGACGGCGATTGGATTGTTACCCATTTCGATGGGAAACCGGATATGTGGAATACCAAACCACCGCTGATGATATGGGCGCAGGTGATTTGTATGAAATTGCTTGGTCCTGGTGAATTGGCGGTTCGGCTGCCTTCAGCATTGGCTGGTTTTCTGACATGCGTGTTGCTGCTGGTTTTCTCACTTAGGTACCTTCGGAGTTACTGGTTCGGATTTATATGTATCATGGTGTTGATTACAACACACGGTTACCTCAATGTACATTCGACAAGAACGGGAGATTACGATGCCTTGCTGGCGTTCTTCACCACATGCGGTTGCATTGTTTTCTTTTTCTATTGCGAGGAACCATCAAAGCAACGTTTGTATGCATTCTTCGGAATGCTGGTTTTGGGTGTTCTTACTAAGGGGATAGCAGGGATGTTGCTTCTGCCGGGTGTTGTTGTTTATGGCCTTTTGCAAAAGAAACTGTCTTATATATGGAAAAGCAAGCATTTTTACCTGGGGGCCTTGGGAGTACTGGCGATTATATCCGGGTACTATTTGTTGAGAGAGGCTTATAATCCCGGGTTTCTGAATGCCGTGGTTGAGAATGAACTGGGCGGTCGCTACCTGGAAATAAATGAAGGGCATTCAGCGGGTTTCTGGTATTATTTCAATAACCTGTTGGATTTTCAGATGCCGGAATGGAGTTGGATGATTCCCATCGGATGGGCCACTGGCCTGGCCAGCAACGATGATAGGATGCGTAAGGTGTCGCAATTTTCAATGAGCATGGCCCTCACTTACTTTCTTGTCATCTCCGCCAGTCAAACCAAGCTGGAGTGGTATGATGTGCCTATTTATCCTTTCCTTTCCATGGCTGTGGCGCAAGCGATGTACTTTGTCTATGAATGGCTCCGCGGCAGTCAATGGATCAATGCCGCATTGCAGGTAAATGTGATTCCGCTCATTGCCGTGTTTTATACATTCAATCAGCCGTTTCAACGGGTATGGGAGCAGTCCTACAAGCCCGCGGTCTACGCCTGGGAAAAGGATCTGTATGAAATCGGTTTCTATCTTCAACATGCGGCGAAGGGAAGTGTTGATATGCATGATTGCTATATCTTGTTTCCTGGCTACAGTGCTCAAAATCTTTTTTATGCCCATATATTAACCCACCAGGGAAAGAATGTATCCATCCGTGATCCGGCACTGCTGGTGAAAGATGATGTGGTAGTCGTAGGGGAAGACGAAATGAAAAACTATCTTTCCGAGCATTTTGAGTACGAGGAAATCAGCAGACGGGGCGTAGTTATAATGTACAGAATTCATGGAAGGAAATAA
- a CDS encoding TIGR00730 family Rossman fold protein: protein MSTSKTPDTESLSHIISQDTAFLSGPHSRFREFIFLIQVLVDFIRGFRVLHFAGPCVTVFGSARFKDGHPYYEAAEKVGGAMAKLGFTVMTGGGPGIMEAANKGAMEAGGRSVGCNIILPMEQRPNPYLHRWVSIHYFFVRKVLLSKYSYAFVVMPGGLGTLDEMFEALTLIQTGKMKQFPVVVIGRSYYEQMLTHIDKMVGEKTIDRKDLELFLVTDSIEEATEHIRQKAIAPYGLSKIKPSHPSRLFGEKSI, encoded by the coding sequence ATGAGCACATCAAAAACACCGGATACGGAATCACTCTCACATATCATCTCTCAGGATACGGCATTCCTGAGCGGCCCCCATTCCCGGTTCCGGGAATTCATTTTTCTTATCCAGGTGCTGGTTGATTTTATTCGCGGCTTCCGCGTTTTGCACTTTGCCGGACCGTGTGTGACTGTGTTCGGATCTGCCAGGTTCAAAGACGGCCACCCCTACTATGAGGCGGCGGAAAAGGTGGGTGGCGCCATGGCCAAACTGGGCTTCACCGTCATGACCGGTGGCGGCCCCGGCATCATGGAGGCCGCCAACAAAGGCGCCATGGAAGCAGGTGGCAGGTCGGTCGGATGCAACATCATCCTGCCTATGGAACAAAGGCCAAACCCGTACCTGCACCGGTGGGTCAGCATTCACTATTTCTTTGTGCGGAAAGTGCTTCTGTCAAAATACTCCTATGCATTCGTGGTCATGCCTGGCGGACTGGGTACGCTTGATGAGATGTTCGAAGCCCTAACCCTCATTCAAACCGGTAAAATGAAACAGTTTCCCGTGGTGGTGATCGGCCGGTCCTACTACGAACAAATGCTGACACACATCGACAAAATGGTCGGAGAAAAAACCATCGACAGGAAAGACCTGGAACTGTTCCTTGTCACCGACTCCATCGAAGAAGCAACCGAACACATCCGCCAAAAAGCAATCGCCCCCTACGGACTCAGCAAAATCAAGCCTTCACATCCATCCAGGCTGTTCGGGGAGAAAAGCATCTGA
- a CDS encoding AarF/ABC1/UbiB kinase family protein → MALLDVLDNRRSHIRRYNRIVAVLTKYGFQDLVAHIGTKKHFPMLSKLVPHKTYEHAIHHTQWEKMRMVCEELGPTFIKFGQILSNRPDLLPAPLIAELEKLQDHIAPSRQDITAVIEKELGRKPDEIFERIDPAPLASASIAQVHRATLKSGEEVVIKIQRPDIRETVEADIKIMHQIVGMLVKRKPSIKSFDPEGLINHFEQSIKKEMDFIHEAINLQRFNNHFRTDKHDDGFVYSPKVYKQYTTRKILTLEYIEGIKVSRLDELEKNGLDKHIIARRLLDAWLKQVFKYGFFHADPHPGNILIMPDNVICFIDYGMMGSILHKDIVQLGNMLLAIKAKDVGRIIRSFRQLSDDVVIRNQRALESDLDEFVKSYAIREMHQNEMSAMIVELKEVIIRHQLKVPTYFYLFAKSLVSLEGVIKQLDPDLHIARAARPYMAKIIAKRYNPLKFGVRLANTLYESSSYLEEFPRDIRSAIRKINAGEVKVELQHEGIDPLVHTLNRISKQVVAAMTISALIIGSALIIVAGIPPRWNNVPVLGVIGLVLAALIGLGLLRNIRKGDHDN, encoded by the coding sequence ATGGCACTACTGGACGTATTGGATAACCGTCGCAGCCACATTCGCCGGTACAACCGCATCGTTGCGGTGCTAACGAAGTATGGGTTTCAGGACCTGGTGGCCCACATCGGAACAAAGAAACATTTCCCGATGTTGAGCAAGCTGGTGCCCCACAAAACGTATGAGCATGCGATCCATCACACCCAGTGGGAAAAAATGCGCATGGTATGTGAGGAATTGGGCCCCACCTTCATCAAGTTCGGGCAGATTCTCAGCAACCGGCCCGACCTGCTCCCCGCTCCGCTGATCGCAGAGCTGGAAAAATTACAGGACCACATCGCGCCTTCCCGGCAAGACATCACCGCTGTGATCGAAAAAGAACTGGGCAGGAAACCGGACGAGATCTTCGAACGGATTGACCCGGCTCCCCTGGCATCCGCATCCATCGCGCAGGTACATCGCGCCACGCTGAAGTCGGGAGAAGAGGTGGTGATCAAAATCCAGCGCCCCGATATCAGGGAAACGGTGGAAGCCGACATCAAGATCATGCATCAGATCGTGGGCATGCTGGTCAAACGAAAACCATCCATCAAAAGCTTCGACCCGGAAGGTTTGATCAACCACTTCGAACAAAGCATCAAAAAGGAGATGGACTTCATCCACGAAGCCATCAACCTGCAACGCTTCAACAACCACTTCCGTACCGACAAGCATGACGACGGCTTTGTATACTCACCCAAGGTTTATAAGCAGTATACCACACGCAAGATCCTTACACTTGAATACATTGAAGGCATCAAGGTATCGCGCCTGGATGAACTCGAAAAGAACGGACTCGACAAGCACATCATCGCCAGGCGCCTGCTGGATGCATGGCTGAAGCAGGTTTTCAAGTACGGCTTTTTCCATGCCGACCCACACCCGGGTAACATCCTGATCATGCCGGACAATGTGATCTGCTTCATCGACTACGGCATGATGGGCAGCATCCTGCACAAAGACATCGTACAACTCGGGAACATGCTGCTCGCCATCAAAGCGAAAGACGTCGGACGCATCATTCGTTCCTTCCGTCAGCTGTCAGACGACGTGGTGATCCGCAACCAGCGGGCCCTGGAATCCGACCTCGACGAATTCGTAAAAAGCTACGCCATCCGGGAGATGCACCAGAATGAAATGAGTGCCATGATCGTGGAACTGAAGGAGGTCATCATCCGCCATCAACTCAAAGTTCCCACCTATTTCTATCTCTTCGCGAAATCACTGGTATCCCTGGAAGGCGTGATCAAGCAACTGGATCCCGATCTGCACATTGCCAGGGCAGCCAGACCCTACATGGCAAAAATCATCGCCAAGCGTTACAATCCACTGAAGTTCGGTGTACGATTGGCCAACACCCTGTATGAATCCAGCAGTTACCTGGAAGAATTTCCCAGGGACATTCGCAGTGCCATCCGGAAAATCAATGCAGGGGAAGTCAAAGTGGAGCTGCAACACGAAGGGATCGACCCGCTGGTACACACGCTCAACCGGATCAGCAAACAGGTGGTGGCCGCCATGACCATCTCGGCATTGATCATCGGATCGGCGCTGATTATTGTGGCAGGCATTCCACCCAGGTGGAACAATGTTCCGGTCCTGGGTGTGATCGGCCTCGTACTGGCGGCGCTCATCGGCCTGGGTCTCCTGCGGAACATCCGCAAAGGAGACCACGACAATTAG
- a CDS encoding TonB-dependent receptor, with protein sequence MLYARAGQDWFDAMKRIALLLWMLPGLSFAQTCIQGKVVSDSLGTPVPFANVFIPERNSAASTDVNGHFKTCRLAAGTVQIQVTCIGYKTHISTIDLRDSVVNVTVQLVQSRTVYPEVVVYGTQSSKPDETPNNIVTLSATSMRNNGAVTLTEGIAQLPGVNQLSTGTGISKPVIRGLYGNRIQTVLSGMRFDNQQWQDEHGLGLSDIGVDRIEIIKGPASLLYGSEAMGGVLNIIEEKPAPTGSVIGDVSTAVHTNTYGNQTDAGIKGATDHHFWRLRIGEESHADYADGNGKRILNSRFDGYHVKGTYGWRGKRWLIDNSYLFSLSNYGFLMDAFTGNLTEDGRLSRNFDMPHHTVLMHMLTSRNTFYLKHSTLKVDAGTHLNNRQEQEGGNRISLNMQLNSHSMNLAWIRQLNEHTGINLGNQNLYQTNRNFGSRTIVPDANLAESSFFAYLKHRGKYVCAEGGIRYDLKHITTFETGTINTDFPNNPASDIQPVNKLYTSLNGAAGISLTDRKHLNGKLNLSTGYRAANLAELSSNGLHEGTVRYEIGNTDLKVEQNICFDSYLSYDTEWLTITASAYENHFLHYIYLAPTDDEYIGFRIYRYQQQNATLRGSEASAELHPSPLPWLSVKFHFATVKGRTDLGEQLPFIPASKYGGTLRLTSGRKGKLASAFVQAGINRVAPQHHPAQFETSTDGYMLMEASAGAVFHTPRHDYSVSLAGNNLLNEVYYDHLSRYKEFNIYNMGRNISLRFTMTFNPKQKP encoded by the coding sequence ATGCTGTATGCACGGGCGGGACAGGATTGGTTTGATGCCATGAAACGCATTGCGCTTCTGTTATGGATGCTGCCGGGTCTGTCTTTCGCACAGACCTGCATTCAGGGAAAGGTTGTATCCGACAGTCTGGGCACCCCTGTCCCCTTCGCCAATGTATTCATACCTGAAAGAAATTCCGCCGCATCCACCGATGTGAACGGGCATTTCAAAACCTGCCGCCTTGCCGCAGGCACGGTACAAATACAGGTTACATGCATCGGATACAAAACACATATATCTACCATTGACCTCCGGGACTCAGTGGTGAATGTGACAGTACAGCTTGTACAGTCAAGAACGGTTTACCCTGAGGTTGTTGTTTACGGAACGCAAAGCAGTAAACCCGACGAGACCCCGAACAACATCGTCACACTATCTGCCACCTCCATGCGCAACAATGGCGCGGTTACCCTCACCGAGGGGATTGCACAACTGCCTGGCGTAAACCAACTCTCTACCGGCACCGGTATTTCCAAACCGGTCATCCGCGGACTCTACGGCAACCGGATTCAAACCGTTCTATCAGGCATGCGGTTCGACAACCAACAATGGCAGGATGAACATGGCCTGGGCTTATCCGACATTGGGGTAGACCGGATTGAGATCATCAAAGGACCTGCATCGCTCCTGTACGGATCGGAGGCCATGGGAGGCGTGCTCAACATCATCGAGGAAAAACCCGCCCCGACCGGCTCCGTCATTGGTGACGTTTCCACTGCTGTTCACACGAACACCTACGGCAACCAAACCGATGCGGGCATCAAAGGGGCAACCGACCATCATTTCTGGCGGCTGCGCATAGGGGAAGAAAGTCATGCCGACTATGCCGACGGCAACGGCAAACGCATCCTCAACTCACGTTTCGACGGATACCATGTCAAAGGGACTTACGGATGGAGAGGCAAACGCTGGCTCATCGACAACAGCTACCTGTTTTCATTGAGCAACTACGGATTCCTGATGGATGCCTTCACCGGTAACCTGACCGAAGACGGCAGGCTCAGCCGCAACTTCGATATGCCCCATCATACGGTACTCATGCACATGCTCACTTCCCGCAACACCTTCTACCTGAAACATTCCACCCTGAAAGTGGATGCCGGCACACATCTGAACAATCGACAGGAGCAGGAAGGTGGCAACCGCATCAGCCTGAACATGCAACTGAACAGCCATAGCATGAACCTTGCGTGGATCAGGCAATTGAACGAACACACCGGTATCAACCTCGGCAACCAGAACCTCTACCAGACCAACCGCAATTTCGGCTCGCGTACCATCGTACCCGACGCCAACCTGGCCGAGTCTTCCTTCTTCGCCTACCTGAAACACCGGGGGAAGTATGTGTGTGCCGAAGGTGGGATCCGGTACGACCTGAAACACATCACCACCTTCGAAACAGGCACCATCAATACCGATTTCCCGAACAACCCGGCATCCGACATCCAGCCGGTCAACAAACTGTATACCTCGCTGAACGGCGCCGCAGGCATCAGCCTGACCGACCGCAAACACCTGAATGGAAAACTGAACCTGTCGACCGGGTACAGGGCAGCGAACCTGGCCGAACTTTCATCCAACGGCCTGCACGAAGGAACCGTGCGGTACGAAATCGGGAATACAGATCTCAAGGTTGAACAGAACATCTGTTTCGACAGCTACCTGTCGTACGATACCGAATGGCTGACAATAACCGCTTCCGCCTACGAGAACCATTTCCTCCATTATATCTACCTGGCACCCACCGATGACGAATACATCGGGTTCCGTATCTACCGTTACCAGCAACAAAATGCAACACTCCGGGGAAGTGAAGCATCCGCCGAACTGCACCCTTCACCCTTGCCCTGGCTTTCGGTGAAGTTCCACTTCGCCACAGTCAAGGGACGTACCGACCTGGGCGAGCAGCTGCCCTTCATCCCCGCCAGTAAATACGGCGGTACCCTGCGACTGACCAGCGGCCGGAAAGGAAAACTCGCCTCGGCTTTCGTACAGGCAGGTATCAACCGCGTAGCACCCCAGCACCACCCGGCCCAGTTCGAAACATCCACCGACGGGTACATGCTGATGGAAGCATCCGCCGGTGCCGTTTTCCATACACCACGTCACGATTATTCCGTCTCTCTCGCCGGCAACAACCTGCTGAACGAAGTCTACTACGACCACCTCTCGCGATACAAAGAGTTCAACATATACAACATGGGAAGGAACATCTCCCTGCGCTTCACCATGACATTCAATCCCAAACAAAAGCCATGA